The region tatttccctCAATTTACTTTATCTACCAATAATTcacaaaatacctctaggctcgaCCCGAACTGGGTATTTATCTCCGTTTTGACTTTTCtagtcaaattaaaaaaaatatcaatttctaACAAAAAtaggtctttaaacacatttaatacacataatcatgcatacttaatcatataattatataaatcaattaattcacataattatctcatatgccctcctggcatgccaATCAAAGCAATAATCATATTAGGAGTTTCAGATGCCACATCATGTATACCAAAAGAAAATATTaacgtataatattaatatatatatatatatatatatgtatttcatAAAAGATACCtcatatataaaagaaaatacaTCTAATATGATAATAATATGAGTATGAAAGGAATAATCGTGTATAATGATTATATGTGTGATGGTATTTgtttagtatatatattatatcatatGATAATTATTTTGTAGGGCATAAAACTTGCCCTTATTGGAGGGGTATTTTCTATTTATGGCATTTGAAATAAttataatccaattttttttcatgattgtgtatattatagttatagcaTACATTCtaccaatttttaaaaaattatgaattatttataatGCCCAAATCAAAATACAAACAATTAATTGCACGTGCGACCAGGTTGTTTTATACAAGTGgaaaacaaattatttaaactATGATTTGGatattgtaaattatttagaattttttaaaattagtgGAATGTTtgctataactataatataccgtgaaaaaataattgaattataatttttctaaattccaaaaataaaaaataaccataCAGTGTCCATATTGTAGAACTATGTGTATCATAATACGAATAACACCgtataaaaagaaaacatattatAGAAGACAATtcatcataatttttattttaaatattgattaattaattataatcaaTGATAGTTATAATGAAACATATGTAATAAAAATTTTataataaaagacaagtaaacattttaaataaaaaattcatcaaaacaacTTAACAATTTTAACAAACAATATATTTACCTCGGCTAAAGACTTGTAATAAAACTTTCTATTTTGGTTAGAGattcataataaaaaatttaacctACAAATAGTTAGAGAATCGTACTTATAACTTATTATAAAACTCTTAAGACTATTGAAatataaagtttaaaaaaaagaaataaaaaaaataatagagaAAGATGTAAAAAGAACGTTAAATTTTTGTGTATTATTTCAATTATGATTCAACCtatttatacatataatttagaaaaatcaattaaatattataaacacaataaaaaattaatatagatATTTAAGTTTAGCTAAGAGAATAATTCTCctaacatatatttatatgtatatatataatatttatttatttttatttttttacaaagaagaataattttattattaaaaacaaaaaaagaattgGTACttgaattttatatatttttttatgacacTTTGCCAAAGACTATCCAGAAGGAGAATGACTTATCCACTACATCTCCCTTGTTCTTCCCCACTCACTCTCCGAAGAGGAACCTCACGTCCTTCATTGGCACTGCCTATTACTATTGCATCGTTTCATCTCTGTCGAGCCCAAACAAAACCCACATCACCCACTTCCTTCTTCACATATTTCAAATCCAAGTCCTTCAATTGGGTCCTCTCAGGGGCTCTCACACTCGGTTTTTCTCTTGCAGTACCAGGCAAGTACTAGTACTAGTACTTCCATATCAATGCTTAATACAAATTGAGTTTCAAACCTTTGTTGATTAGTTTTGTTTAGACTTAAAAACAAAAGTTAATACATTAATGTCGTTTGGTGTAGGATGTGTGGAGGCTAAAGTTGGAGTAAACAAACCTGAATTGCTTCCTAAAGAGTTTACTACTGTTATTGATGTAGCTGGCTTCCTCTCTGATGGCCAGGtaatctctatctctctctccccCCCGGTTTAGAGATAACAAAACTGAAATATGGTGCTTTTCTTGTGCAGGAGAAGAGACTTGCCCAAGAAATTTCAAATATTGAAAAGGATACTGGATTCAAGTTGAGAGTTTTGGCCCAGAATTATCCTGATACCCCAGGTTGAGATTATGTTTTTAGGTTTAGGATTTTGTGTTTCTTTATGTGAATTCTGTTGGAACCAATTagatcttttaaaaaatttattacccTTTTGGAAGTTGAAGCTAAGTAGATTGAATTATAATATAACCCTCTTGAAAGTTGGAACCAATTAGATCAATTCTGATGATGACCCTTTTGGAAGTTGGAAAGAATTTGATCTTTTTACTTTTGAATTCTGATTACCCTTTTGGAAGTTAAAACCAATTAGATTTTTCTTGCAGGATTGGCTATAAGAGATTTTTGGCAAGTGGATGATAGAACTATTGTCTTTGTTGCCGACCCTACCTTTGGTAAAGGATTTGGTTTGCTCTATTATAATGTGACTTTTGATTTTTAATTAACTCTGCCATGGTTGATTTATTTCATGGGATTCTTTCTTAACTAGGAAATATACTGAATTTTAATGTGGGAGCTTCAGTCGATTTAGATGTACCGCAAAGCTTTTGGAGTCGTTTGGCTGGCAAGTATGGGACTATATTCTACTGGAAAGAGAAGGTAGGGAAGAGTAGAGTCCCTTTTGTGTCTGGATATATAAATTTTAGCTCTTTGTAATGTGCTGGAAATATGAAACTTCCAAATGTGTTGAAACAGGGTGAGGATGCATCAATTGAAGCAGCAGTTATGGCAATATCTAGTTGCTTGAAAGAGCCAGTAGGCCCAAGAAACTGCTCTGATGTCAAATAATAACAAACAGTGGAACCGGCCAAACAAGACTTTTCTCTCATTTTCAGGTCTTTGCCAATTTTCTCACATGTTTTTCCGAAATATAATAAATTCTTTTAAGTCTGTCTTGAGAAAGTGGGTTATGTAGATCCCCACAATTCTGAGTCGGATACTTGATGTAAATACACAAACATGTAATGAAGTTCTTTATGGGACAAACAATGTGTTTTACGGGTTATGATAATGAATGAAAACTACATCGAATATTCGAATACACAGCCATACTCATAATTCTTGAAACATTCTTTATATTGTCTGATTGATATTGTGAAAAAAAATGATTAGAAATACATATTTGAATTAGCAAGATGTGTTCAGTTGCCTAGTTTCCCGCTATGATGGTAAGGTTGCTAGAAGGCGTAGTCTTCTTTACAGAAGCTGCTCTTATCCCTGGTATGTcttctcaaaattttctgaagGTCCTCAGGTCTGCAAGGAACTGCAAGAGTTCCACTTTGTTCAAAACCATATTCTTCCTCAGCTTGCTCAAGTAACCTTTGAAACTCCGGTATAGTTAAGTAGTCCAGCTTAATAACAAACCTCTTTTTCTCAGCACCGTTTACTGCCAAAACTGCAAAATGCCCTTCCTTGACATCCTCAGGCACGGTTGTTGCCACTTCCAGTTCTTCATCAAGATCACTCTCATCTCTTTCTGTTGCTGCTGCTAAAAGAGAGAGTCTCCTTTGGAGGCTTCCCACGAAAAGGCGAAGCATAAGCAACCCTTTGGTTCCCTCTTCTCCGTAGTACTTTCTGGTACACATTGGAGAGTGAGTAAATCAAAGTgcttgcttattatgatttttaataaaacttaaagACGTTATCTTCTGGTGTTGTGGTAAGACAGAGATTGGTTTATATTGGCCAGTATGGGAGAGATATCAGAAGCAACGAGGAAATTTCTTAAAGGGGCCATTGAAGAGCTAACTGCATGTGGTTGCCACAACATGTCATTTAATGATGTGTTGTTTGTCTTTGTTGATTCTGATTCTAACGCGGAATCTGATCACAAATGTTGTGATTTGGTGGTGAAAAGTAAAAACTAAATATAATCGCGGTTATCTTTATGCAACATTCTTAATTCAATGAATAAAAAGATTGgctaaattaatttattttcttgataGAAGAATAATTAATGAAACTACGAATGGGTCGGTatcttgagttttttttttttttttttttttttgggaaggTATAGTATATGTACGGGCAATCAAATTATATCTTATCTATGTATCttaagtaataatttttttttaattaatttacctttttttttcaatacttcTAACTTtgaatacatccacataataagtATCATAAACAGATTTATTATGCTTTCAGCTTATATTTTGGCATACTAATATTGTACTACTATGAGCTCATTTTTTAACCATTTTGTACATGGAGTTGCACTAAAGCCATTGGTTGCGGCACTTGGTGACCGGTAAGGGAGAACAATGTCAGAATTTGTATGTCGGACTTAGCTTGTGTACATTTATAATTGATAGCTCTCTCTTTTGACTAAGATTTCTAACATTGTCGGTGAGAAGTGAGCAAAATTTCCTTTGGTTAATTGTTCAGAGTATTAAGAATCTCAATGTGATGAAAAATGATTTTCATTCATTTGAATAGTTCTGTACAAACCAGTATAAATAGTCTAAGCTAAGTAAGTAATTACAGCTGTACAAACTAATCAGAAAGGCTAACAAACTCTACAAAACTCATAACAGAATTATAACAGCCTAACTATATACAATCTCTAACATTCCCCTTCAAACTTAGAGTGGATAGAGAAGCAACTCTAAGTTTGTCTCTAAGCAGAAGAAAACGAGAACTGGAGAGGGCCTTAGTTAGAACATCAGCAATTTGATCCTGAGCAGGTGTATGCTTGACAATCAGCTGTCCATTGATTACATTCTCACGAACAAAATAGAGATCCAGTTCAATATGCTTTGTCCTAGCATGAAGAACCGGATTTGCTAACATTAGGACTGTGCTAAGGTTATCACACCACACAGTAGGAGGCTGAGACAACTTGAGCTGAATTTCAGACAACAAGGACTGAATCCAGGTTATCTCTGCAGTAACCCCAGCAAGGCTTCTGTACTCAGCCTCAATGCTTGACCTTGACACCGTTCTTTGCTTTTTAGATGACCAAGAAATTATATTGGGACCAAGGTAAACACAAAACCCAGAGGTAGACCTCTTATCATCAGGGTTAGATGCCCAGTCAGCATCACAATAACCTGTCAACCTCATATCTGCACCCTGCCTCATATGCAAACCAAAATCTAGAGTCCCTTTGAGGTAACGCAGAATCCTTTTGACTGTCTTCCAGTGGGATTGAAGAGGTTTCTGCATAAATTGAGAGACTCTATTGACTGCATAAGTGATCTCCGGTCTAGTGATTGTAGCATACTGT is a window of Humulus lupulus chromosome 4, drHumLupu1.1, whole genome shotgun sequence DNA encoding:
- the LOC133831134 gene encoding thylakoid lumenal 15.0 kDa protein 2, chloroplastic — encoded protein: MTYPLHLPCSSPLTLRRGTSRPSLALPITIASFHLCRAQTKPTSPTSFFTYFKSKSFNWVLSGALTLGFSLAVPGCVEAKVGVNKPELLPKEFTTVIDVAGFLSDGQEKRLAQEISNIEKDTGFKLRVLAQNYPDTPGLAIRDFWQVDDRTIVFVADPTFGNILNFNVGASVDLDVPQSFWSRLAGKYGTIFYWKEKGEDASIEAAVMAISSCLKEPVGPRNCSDVK
- the LOC133831135 gene encoding protein SMALL AUXIN UP-REGULATED RNA 54-like — protein: MCTRKYYGEEGTKGLLMLRLFVGSLQRRLSLLAAATERDESDLDEELEVATTVPEDVKEGHFAVLAVNGAEKKRFVIKLDYLTIPEFQRLLEQAEEEYGFEQSGTLAVPCRPEDLQKILRRHTRDKSSFCKEDYAF